A region of Nitrospirota bacterium DNA encodes the following proteins:
- a CDS encoding MCE family protein produces MQSFTTEVKVGIFVVIAIVFLGYMTVRIGDLTFGRDKGYLVYGVFDSVAGLDVKAPVKMAGVAIGSVETIGLDDSRARVGMRIEPGVKIKKGAVAAMKTESLLGERYVELIQGDQKVTLNDGDVIYKSVSVADIDSLITRIDSVAQDIKSISSFFSETLGAPETKKSINEIIVNMRNLTASLSNIAKRDSGSIEKVISDLNELIAVVKEMAVENREPLRNAIANLDGISRDMSDIAKDNKAPLRDTIANLHQVSEDLRVRAPGIIERVDKLVERVEKGEGTVGKLMKEDGLYNKLDSALTGVEKYISATDRFRLNLGFRGEYLFDEGDTKGYFSLKLQPRDDKYYLFEVIDDPNGRIKVTDTEVTTTPGTTVKTHEIRKDDKLKFSAQFARRFGDVTFRGGLMEDTFGVGADYHVINDKVKASFDAWNFDGNVDAENPHVKLTASYTVFKTLFINAGVDDAANKKSSSTFTGVGLTFDDEDLKYIMTRLPVSMP; encoded by the coding sequence GTGCAGTCGTTCACGACTGAAGTAAAGGTTGGCATTTTTGTGGTTATCGCGATTGTCTTTCTTGGCTACATGACTGTCAGGATAGGAGACCTTACCTTTGGTCGTGATAAAGGCTATCTTGTCTATGGTGTGTTTGATTCTGTGGCCGGCCTTGACGTCAAGGCCCCTGTAAAGATGGCTGGTGTTGCAATAGGCAGTGTTGAGACTATAGGGCTTGACGACAGCAGGGCCAGGGTTGGCATGAGGATTGAACCAGGGGTTAAGATTAAGAAGGGGGCAGTTGCAGCGATGAAGACTGAGAGCCTCCTTGGAGAGAGGTATGTCGAATTGATTCAGGGAGACCAGAAAGTCACGTTAAATGACGGAGATGTTATTTACAAGTCTGTCAGCGTGGCTGATATTGACAGCCTGATTACACGCATAGACAGTGTTGCCCAGGACATCAAATCAATCAGCAGTTTCTTTAGCGAGACACTTGGCGCTCCCGAGACAAAAAAGTCTATTAATGAAATTATTGTGAATATGAGAAATCTGACTGCAAGTCTTTCCAATATTGCAAAGCGTGACAGTGGATCTATCGAAAAGGTTATAAGTGACCTGAACGAGCTTATTGCTGTAGTAAAGGAAATGGCAGTGGAGAACAGGGAACCCCTTAGAAATGCCATAGCAAATCTCGATGGCATATCAAGGGATATGAGTGACATCGCAAAGGATAACAAGGCTCCGCTAAGGGACACCATTGCCAATCTGCATCAGGTCTCGGAAGACCTCAGGGTGCGCGCGCCAGGGATAATAGAAAGGGTAGACAAACTTGTTGAAAGGGTGGAGAAGGGTGAGGGCACGGTAGGAAAGCTGATGAAAGAGGACGGCCTGTATAATAAGCTTGATTCGGCATTAACCGGAGTTGAGAAGTATATATCCGCCACTGACAGATTCAGGCTCAATCTTGGATTCAGGGGAGAGTACCTCTTTGATGAAGGTGATACCAAGGGTTATTTTTCCCTGAAATTACAGCCTCGGGATGACAAGTATTATCTGTTTGAGGTGATAGATGACCCGAATGGCCGGATTAAAGTTACTGATACAGAAGTTACCACCACACCCGGGACTACTGTGAAAACCCATGAGATCAGAAAGGATGATAAATTAAAGTTCAGCGCCCAGTTTGCCAGAAGATTCGGTGATGTAACCTTCCGCGGCGGGCTGATGGAAGATACGTTTGGAGTTGGGGCAGATTATCACGTCATCAATGATAAGGTAAAGGCATCATTTGATGCATGGAATTTTGATGGCAATGTTGATGCAGAGAATCCGCATGTCAAATTGACGGCAAGTTACACTGTATTTAAAACGCTCTTTATAAATGCCGGTGTTGATGATGCTGCAAACAAGAAGTCATCGAGCACGTTTACAGGAGTCGGTCTGACGTTTGACGATGAAGACCTGAAATACATCATGACACGCCTGCCTGTTTCAATGCCGTAA
- the acs gene encoding acetate--CoA ligase, with product MPGADIESILREKRIFPPDRKFSENSLIKNMEDYERLRKEAEDNHDAFWGRLSAELHWFKKWDKVLEWNPPFAKWFVGGEINLSYNCLDRHLTTWRKNKAAIIWEGEPGDSRTLTYQELHREVSKFANVLKSLGINKGDRVAIYMPMIPELPIAMLACARIGAIHSVVFGGFSSEALKDRVNDAQAKLIITADGGYRRGEVVTLKEKVDESVKYAPSVERVIVCRRTGQDIEMTAGRDLWWNDLMKDASDKCEAEPLDSEHPLFILYTSGTTGKPKGVVHTTGGYLLGVHITTKWVFDLKDEDTYWCTADIGWVTGHSYIIYGPLSNGATSLMYEGAPLHPQPDRFWKIIDKYRVNIFYTAPTAIRTLIKYGDKWPQQNDLGSLRLLGTVGEPINPEAWIWYHKFIGKEKCPIVDTWWQTETGAILISPLPGATPTKPGSATKPLPGIAADVVSRDGKSVAANQGGFLVIKKPWPAMLRTIYGDPERYKKQYWQEIDGVYFTGDGARCDEDGYFWVMGRVDDVINVAGHRLSTMEIESALVSHPKVAEAAVVGRPDELKGQGISAFVTLDMGFMPSDDLKKELREHVAKEIGPIAKPDDIRFSDALPKTRSGKIMRRLLRDIAYGKEKVGDTTTLEDYSVLARLMEEE from the coding sequence ATGCCAGGAGCAGATATTGAGTCAATTCTCAGGGAAAAAAGGATTTTTCCGCCAGACAGAAAATTCAGCGAAAATTCACTCATAAAAAACATGGAGGATTATGAGCGGCTGAGGAAAGAGGCTGAGGATAACCATGATGCATTCTGGGGGAGACTTTCAGCCGAATTGCACTGGTTTAAGAAGTGGGATAAGGTTCTTGAGTGGAACCCTCCGTTTGCGAAGTGGTTTGTGGGGGGTGAAATCAACCTCTCATATAACTGCCTTGACAGGCACCTGACCACATGGCGGAAGAATAAGGCGGCCATAATATGGGAAGGCGAACCAGGTGATTCGAGGACCCTGACGTATCAGGAACTGCACCGGGAGGTGTCCAAATTTGCGAATGTATTAAAGTCGCTTGGCATAAACAAGGGAGACAGGGTCGCCATATACATGCCTATGATACCGGAGCTCCCCATTGCCATGCTCGCATGCGCAAGGATAGGGGCCATCCACAGCGTTGTCTTTGGCGGCTTCAGCAGTGAGGCGCTGAAAGACCGTGTAAACGACGCCCAGGCAAAGCTCATAATCACTGCTGACGGCGGCTACAGACGTGGGGAAGTCGTGACCCTCAAGGAAAAGGTAGACGAATCTGTAAAATATGCGCCGTCTGTTGAAAGGGTAATAGTCTGCAGACGCACAGGACAGGATATAGAGATGACTGCCGGACGCGACCTGTGGTGGAATGACCTGATGAAGGATGCATCAGACAAATGCGAGGCAGAACCGTTGGACTCCGAACATCCGCTCTTTATTCTCTATACGAGCGGGACAACTGGAAAACCAAAGGGGGTAGTGCACACGACCGGCGGATACCTGCTGGGTGTTCACATTACGACAAAATGGGTCTTTGACCTGAAAGACGAGGATACATACTGGTGCACCGCGGACATAGGCTGGGTTACAGGCCACAGTTACATCATATACGGCCCCCTTTCAAACGGCGCTACCAGTCTTATGTATGAAGGTGCGCCTCTGCACCCACAGCCCGACAGATTCTGGAAGATCATAGATAAATACAGGGTAAATATATTTTATACCGCGCCAACAGCCATAAGGACACTCATAAAGTATGGCGACAAGTGGCCTCAGCAGAATGACCTTGGCAGCCTTCGCCTTCTCGGCACTGTTGGCGAGCCTATCAACCCTGAGGCATGGATCTGGTATCACAAGTTTATAGGTAAGGAGAAGTGCCCAATCGTTGACACATGGTGGCAGACTGAGACAGGAGCAATACTGATTTCCCCGCTCCCTGGCGCAACCCCAACCAAACCGGGTTCAGCCACAAAACCGCTCCCTGGAATTGCTGCAGACGTCGTCTCAAGAGACGGGAAATCTGTTGCAGCGAATCAGGGCGGATTCCTTGTGATTAAGAAGCCCTGGCCTGCGATGCTAAGGACTATTTACGGTGATCCTGAGAGATACAAAAAGCAGTACTGGCAGGAGATTGACGGCGTCTATTTTACAGGCGACGGAGCACGATGTGACGAGGATGGATACTTCTGGGTAATGGGAAGGGTTGATGACGTAATCAATGTAGCAGGACACAGACTGAGCACAATGGAGATCGAGAGCGCCCTGGTAAGCCACCCAAAGGTTGCGGAGGCTGCTGTAGTCGGAAGGCCTGATGAACTGAAGGGACAGGGGATATCGGCATTCGTAACCCTTGATATGGGCTTTATGCCGTCAGATGATCTTAAAAAGGAATTGCGCGAGCATGTGGCAAAGGAGATAGGCCCCATCGCAAAACCTGATGACATTCGCTTTAGTGATGCCCTGCCAAAGACGCGAAGCGGCAAGATTATGAGAAGGCTTCTGCGGGATATCGCCTATGGTAAGGAAAAAGTCGGTGATACAACAACACTCGAGGACTACTCCGTACTGGCAAGACTAATGGAGGAGGAGTAA
- a CDS encoding phospholipase codes for MTSWLLSILIALTLFSPVFAGGAQQPNMSGRVDGNGIVVLEDKKYVDTLLEQIRKSQSKILISMYIFKTTGNKTSAANKVKDALIKAAKRGVIVKVVLEVEGGTGSTLNEENRITAKKLKNGGVKVYFDSPRRRTHVKAIVIDDRYTFIGSHNLTASALQYNKELSIMIDSVEVAGETAGYIEEMLDRNRH; via the coding sequence ATGACAAGCTGGCTTCTGTCAATACTGATTGCCCTGACGCTTTTCTCACCTGTGTTTGCCGGGGGTGCTCAGCAGCCAAACATGTCTGGCAGGGTGGACGGCAATGGGATTGTTGTCCTCGAAGATAAAAAGTACGTTGACACCCTTCTTGAACAGATAAGAAAGTCGCAATCCAAAATACTCATCAGTATGTACATTTTCAAGACAACGGGAAATAAGACAAGCGCAGCAAATAAGGTGAAAGATGCGCTGATAAAGGCCGCAAAGAGGGGAGTAATAGTTAAAGTAGTACTTGAAGTGGAGGGCGGAACTGGCTCAACTTTGAATGAAGAAAACCGTATTACAGCGAAGAAACTAAAAAATGGCGGAGTAAAGGTCTACTTTGATTCACCCCGGAGGCGTACCCATGTCAAGGCTATTGTAATAGATGACAGGTATACATTTATAGGAAGTCACAACCTTACGGCAAGCGCCCTGCAGTATAACAAGGAACTTTCTATTATGATTGATTCAGTTGAAGTGGCGGGTGAGACTGCAGGGTATATTGAAGAAATGCTGGATAGAAACAGACACTAA